The DNA sequence AACGCTGGGTACCGCCATACCCCGGAATCAAGCCCAGCGATACTTCTGGAAGCCCCATTTTGGCATTGAAACTGGCCACCCTGAAATGACCGGCCATCGCCAGCTCGAGTCCGCCCCCCAGTGCAAAACCGTTGACCGCCGCGATAACGGGCGTCGATAGGTTTTCGACTAGATCGAACAGCTTTTCTTGACCGCTCGCGGCCAAGGCATGGCCCTGCTTCACCGAAAAATCGGCAAACTCAGCGATGTCTGCACCGGCCACAAAGGCTTTTTCACCGCTTCCGGTCACAATGATCGCCCTGATGTCACTATCTTCATCAAGTTCCCTAAAAGCCGTATGCAATTCTTCAATGGTGCGCTTGTTCAGCGCATTCAGCTTTTTGGGCCGGTCTATGGTGATGACGGCCACATGGTCTTCTTCCTCGATATAGATGTTTTCGTAATTCATTTATGCTTGCTGTTAGATGTACGATGCATGATGGGTCATAAAAGTAAACATTCGGCACCGAGCAACCAATAGCCTGCATCAAACTATGCCCTCGGAAATTTTACTGTGAACACCGTGCCCTTACCTTCTTGAGAGATAAAGCTGATACTGCCCCCATAATTTTCAACAATATTCCTCACCATACCAAGGCCTAGGCCCATACCACTGCTCTTGGTGGTGAACTTCGGTTCAAATATTTTCTCGGTAAACTCATCGGCGATCCCTATGCCGTTATCGGCGACCGAAATCTTTACCTCATCTCCTGCCGAGGCCACGGTGACCAAAATTCTGGGGTTTTCGACATCGACCATCGCTTGAATGGCGTTCTTGACCAAATTGGTCACCACTCGAATCAACTGGGTTCTATCTAACTTGGCCACTATTTCTTCTTCGTCGGCTATGAAATGGATGTAGGGTTCATGAAAGATATCCAAGGCCAACTTCACCACTTTGACCACATTCAGGGTTTCTTTCTGCTGTGCGGGCATATCGGCAAAATTTGAAAAGGCCGAAGCGATATTGCTCATGGTATCTATCTGCTGCACCAATGTCTTTGAAAACTCTTTGACCTTATCCTCGGCCTTAGGGTCATCTGGATTGAACTTTCGCACAAAACTCTGTACGCTCAACCGCATCGGTGTCAACGGATTCTTGATCTCATGGGCCACCTGCTTGGCCATCTCACGCCATGCCTGCTCTCGTTCGCTACGGGCCAATTTGGCCGCACTCTGCTCAAGCTCATCGATCATGTCATTGTACGAATCGATGAGCGATGAGATCTCTTCAGTGGAATCTTCAATGTATATCTTTTCGTTTCTTTTGGTAAGATCGGTCTCTGTAAGCTTATCTGAAATGGTCTGCAACGAACGCGTGATGTACTTGGTGATGAAATAGGCGAGTATGATGGCCGCCAACAACATCAATACATAAACACCCCCAAGGCGCATCAAAAACTCACGAAGCTCCATATTGTTGAAGGAGTTATCCTCGTAATAAGACAGGTTCATGATCCCTATGGGCTTGAACTTCAAATCAAGAATGTAGATGTAAGAGGCCTGATAGTTGTCGCCAGCAGTGGATTTTTCCTCAACATAACGTTTATCAGGGGTATCACGCAGTTGGTTCAGTACCTCGGCATCCAAACAATTGGAAATGGAATCCAGTTCAAAGGTGCGTTTCGAACTTTTGATGAGATTACCTTCCAGGTCATAGATATTGAATTTGACATTTTGTACATCGGCAATCTTGTAGATCTCTGTTCTGAAGATATGCTGCAGATTTTCGGTGTCTACGGGATACGTGGTCGCTTTCAGTGTATAGTTGATGCTTTGAACGATTTGATCTTCTTTGCGCTCTAAACGGTTTTCATGGTAATCCCTTGACTGTTCGCGGTACTGATAAATCGTTACCCCTGCGATCAAGACAGAGGCGATTACCACCAAAAGGATCATGGTGACAAAGATTCGCGACCGTAACGATTGTCTACTGAACAAGGGGTTAAACTTTCCTCGAAAATAGCAATAATCGAACCAAAACCGGTTCTAATTCAACCTCAAGTACCTAATTCAAAAAAAATTGGGAAAACCGATCTTGGACGCAACCCCTGTACCTGAACTTTTTCAGGCATTCGGATTTTTGTCCCTGATACGTTTGTACAACCGAATGCCCAACATGAGCAAGATGGCCAACAGCACGATTCCGACGATACCATAGATCCAGTTGAACGCATTCTTGAGCACCACCAAAAATGTGACGGCGAAGAGCACCAAGGTGGCCACCTCGTTCCAAATCCGCATAAATCGCGAGGTATACCTCACCTCGTCACGCTGTAATTGTTTGAACATCTGATGGCATTTGAAATGGTAGGCAAACAGTAACACCACAAACCCCAGCTTGACATGCATCCAAGGTTGTGACAACCATTCAGGTATGAGGTGCAACAACCAAAGGGCAAGCAAGGTGCACAGAATGGCCGAAGGCCAGGTGATGATGAACCACAACCGCTTGGTCATCAATTTCAATTGTTCGGTCAGGATTTCCCTTTCGGGGGATGGTTTTTCATTGGCCTCTATATGGTAAATGAACAGGCGGGGAATATAAAAGAGCCCGGCAAACCATGTGACCACAAAGATGAGGTGTAAAGCTTTGATGTAGTTGTAAAGTTCCACTATAGTCGCTAGGTGTTGGTGTAGGATTACGGTTTCAAAGGTAGGGATTTATGCATGGGGCATTGATCGTCATTTACTCTTTTTATCGTTATTGAATACGCTCCATTTCTACCCAAAAGGGCAATATACGTTTGCCATCGATCGCATAGAACGGGATCAGATCGCAATCCATTTTTGGCAGGGATACGTTTTTCATTTCTATCAGGTCGGCGCCCTCTATTTTGTTTTCCATGGTATTGACCAGCGCGCTTGTTTCCAGCATCATCTTGCCCCCTTTTTTCAATGGCTTCGTAAACTTGAACCTGATGTTATACTGCCCTTGCTCAAGCCGTATCCTCCATTTTCCAAAGACTTCATCTTGTGCCCAAATACCACGGTCTCCGCTTGCATCGTTCCGGTTCAAAAAAATGGGGTTTTCATGGTCTGTGCCGACAAAGATCCGAGGTGGATCGAGCAGGTTGTCTGAACGGATCAGTTCTTGGTACAGTGCATCCATTTGATCTTTGTAGGTCTTCACCAATGGGGTATTTTCAACGGCCAGATTGTTTTGCTCATAGGGGTCTTGGGCGATATCATACAGCTCAAAACCGTTCAAGGAAGCATCAAAATCGGTCTGGGCCACCAGTTTGTAGGGCTCTTTTTGTAGGGCCATGTTTCTATAGCGCACGGGGTACTTCCTCGTCCAATAAAAGAAAAGGGGGCGTGGTGCCCAATCGCCTTTTTCTTCCATCAGGGGCACTAGGCTTCTGCCATCCCATTGGTTATCTTCGGTCGGTTCAATGCCACAGATCTCGGCAAGGGTGGGCAGCACATCGATATGTGCGGCGGCGGTGGCTATATCGCTATTCCCTTTCAGCCTTGCGGGATATTTCAGGTAAAAAGGCACCCTTACCCCACCGTTATGAACACTGCCCTTTCTACCCTTCATTCCCGCTACATAGCGCACCTGTTGGGGGCCATTGTCGGTCATGAAGATGATCAGCGTGTTCTCTTCGATGTTGAGGTCTTTCAATTTTTGCACGATTTTTTCGATGTTGTCATCGATATTGGTCACCATGGCATAGACCCTCCGGGCATCTTCCTTGTCTTGCTCCGTCATTTCAACAAAGGGGCGGGGATCATCTTCAAATCCGGCAGCGGGATCCACTTGGCTATATAGTTGATAGTATTGTTCCGGCACCTGTAGTGGGGTGTGTGGGGCGTTGAATGACAAATAGCAGAAGAAAGAGCCAGACTTGTTCTTTTCAATGAAGCGAATGGCCTCTTCAGTAAAGATATCACTGCAATACCCTTGGTATTTTTGCCTTGTGCCGTTATGCCAGAGTACGGGGTCAAAATAACTTCGATTCCCTTGAAAATAGGTGGTAAAATCGCCTACTTGGCCCATACCCCCCGATAGGTGCATGACCACCTCGTCAAAACCTTGGTCTTGGGGCCTACTCGGATAATTATCTCCCAAATGCCATTTGCCAAAGATTCCTGTTGTATAGTTTGCGGTCTTTAGCATTTCGGCAATCGTCACTTCGCTCGGTGCCATAATGGCCCCTCCGTTATAGGTATCCCTGATCCCCGTTCGCAATGAATACCGACCGGTCATCAAACTGGCCCGGGTCGGTGCACAAACCGGGGAAACGTAAAAATTGTTGAACCGCACACTCTCTTTGGCCAAAGCATCTAGGGTCGGGGTCTTCACATGCGGATTGCCCGTCACCCCCAAATCTCCGTAGCCTTGGTCATCGGTAATGATGATAATCAC is a window from the Muricauda sp. SCSIO 65647 genome containing:
- a CDS encoding sensor histidine kinase — its product is MILLVVIASVLIAGVTIYQYREQSRDYHENRLERKEDQIVQSINYTLKATTYPVDTENLQHIFRTEIYKIADVQNVKFNIYDLEGNLIKSSKRTFELDSISNCLDAEVLNQLRDTPDKRYVEEKSTAGDNYQASYIYILDLKFKPIGIMNLSYYEDNSFNNMELREFLMRLGGVYVLMLLAAIILAYFITKYITRSLQTISDKLTETDLTKRNEKIYIEDSTEEISSLIDSYNDMIDELEQSAAKLARSEREQAWREMAKQVAHEIKNPLTPMRLSVQSFVRKFNPDDPKAEDKVKEFSKTLVQQIDTMSNIASAFSNFADMPAQQKETLNVVKVVKLALDIFHEPYIHFIADEEEIVAKLDRTQLIRVVTNLVKNAIQAMVDVENPRILVTVASAGDEVKISVADNGIGIADEFTEKIFEPKFTTKSSGMGLGLGMVRNIVENYGGSISFISQEGKGTVFTVKFPRA
- a CDS encoding arylsulfatase is translated as MNKKKNVNRYRTVLGYLMVIGLLSLPLNVVGQESERPNVIIIITDDQGYGDLGVTGNPHVKTPTLDALAKESVRFNNFYVSPVCAPTRASLMTGRYSLRTGIRDTYNGGAIMAPSEVTIAEMLKTANYTTGIFGKWHLGDNYPSRPQDQGFDEVVMHLSGGMGQVGDFTTYFQGNRSYFDPVLWHNGTRQKYQGYCSDIFTEEAIRFIEKNKSGSFFCYLSFNAPHTPLQVPEQYYQLYSQVDPAAGFEDDPRPFVEMTEQDKEDARRVYAMVTNIDDNIEKIVQKLKDLNIEENTLIIFMTDNGPQQVRYVAGMKGRKGSVHNGGVRVPFYLKYPARLKGNSDIATAAAHIDVLPTLAEICGIEPTEDNQWDGRSLVPLMEEKGDWAPRPLFFYWTRKYPVRYRNMALQKEPYKLVAQTDFDASLNGFELYDIAQDPYEQNNLAVENTPLVKTYKDQMDALYQELIRSDNLLDPPRIFVGTDHENPIFLNRNDASGDRGIWAQDEVFGKWRIRLEQGQYNIRFKFTKPLKKGGKMMLETSALVNTMENKIEGADLIEMKNVSLPKMDCDLIPFYAIDGKRILPFWVEMERIQ
- a CDS encoding enoyl-CoA hydratase/isomerase family protein → MNYENIYIEEEDHVAVITIDRPKKLNALNKRTIEELHTAFRELDEDSDIRAIIVTGSGEKAFVAGADIAEFADFSVKQGHALAASGQEKLFDLVENLSTPVIAAVNGFALGGGLELAMAGHFRVASFNAKMGLPEVSLGLIPGYGGTQRLPRLVGRGRAMEMIMTAMMISADKALEFGLVNYVVSQEELLPLCRKLAGKISNNSPSAIKHAIKAVNAGYSYDTDGYAHEIKAFGECFGTDDFKEGTSAFLEKRKANFKGS
- a CDS encoding CopD family protein is translated as MVELYNYIKALHLIFVVTWFAGLFYIPRLFIYHIEANEKPSPEREILTEQLKLMTKRLWFIITWPSAILCTLLALWLLHLIPEWLSQPWMHVKLGFVVLLFAYHFKCHQMFKQLQRDEVRYTSRFMRIWNEVATLVLFAVTFLVVLKNAFNWIYGIVGIVLLAILLMLGIRLYKRIRDKNPNA